In a single window of the Leptospira sanjuanensis genome:
- a CDS encoding PilZ domain-containing protein, with amino-acid sequence MHYNRIPNTITVYLNELADQSLRLADNILKGLLHRTDSPVEPGTVLELKLGTISLSGGIQIPVKVIRCEKISGSEYDLYLNYTERDFNKVQEIEDLIRDLS; translated from the coding sequence ATGCACTATAACAGAATTCCAAACACAATCACCGTCTACCTGAACGAATTAGCCGATCAGAGCCTGCGATTGGCTGATAACATTCTGAAAGGTCTGCTGCACAGAACCGATTCTCCGGTCGAACCGGGAACGGTTCTGGAACTAAAACTCGGAACGATCAGTCTTTCCGGCGGAATTCAAATCCCGGTCAAAGTGATTCGCTGTGAGAAAATCTCCGGTTCGGAATACGATCTGTATTTGAATTATACGGAACGGGATTTTAACAAGGTTCAAGAAATCGAAGATTTAATCCGCGATCTTTCTTAA